From a single Papaver somniferum cultivar HN1 unplaced genomic scaffold, ASM357369v1 unplaced-scaffold_133, whole genome shotgun sequence genomic region:
- the LOC113333681 gene encoding uncharacterized protein LOC113333681, with translation MSQEPIIFHISSDDEEEDNGGVQEERKETEDDQIDWLSELLDSAESIKDDDSSDDVVFISEVSCSSNKLRESRNNNKKASDLKKPGVIRNDDDDDCLILDEDPENPVAVENNSNENESDELLVVSEKGQVACRDYPHSREQCATYPFRTAPHEKYCDLCHCYVCDLRAPCKYWGAGLSKNDHCHASDKEEIWKAQRKCFKLKATLAMQKLPGTTSSKPHIASYKSPSTFPLTQPMGNGSFLSHSVSSAAVRPCLPNSNFGVPNIINRRSTNIARVASVPLSRNRYPDHISSRSPLMSGGGTSNNNIARRDRDRVGVALGPHPHTNFKRVGSVGVGALPKHRFAHSSSVHYNDPAQKLQAKRIYQPSVKVQGGNYHNQRCQNSFGTIDSAGDNTYKNLSQPSSTISGNSADALYDTEPSSNMQHLYPVETPVSNITNPIPSEYNFNWFMETQPTVDTYPMAEVSQIPGLQPTSAPPLPVDGTDPSYGSPHEINVNPTGQSELDNWFDSLANQSVLGTASNDTVPSQSDFVSSQADLLGDGVFVFDFENC, from the exons ATGAGTCAAGAGCCAATTATTTTTCACATCAgttctgatgatgaagaagaagataatggaGGAGTTCAGGAGGAAAGGAAAGAAACTGAAGatgatcagattgattggctaTCAGAATTACTTGATTCTGCTGAAAGTATAAAGGATGATGATTCATCTGATGACGTTGTATTTATTAGTGAGGTTTCGTGTAGTTCTAATAAGCTGAGAGAGAGtagaaataataataagaaggcATCCGATTTGAAGAAACCTGGTGTAATTAgaaacgatgatgatgatgattgtttGATATTGGATGAAGATCCTGAGAATCCAGTTGCTGTTGAGAATAATAGTAATGAGAATGAATCAGATGAGTTGCTTGTTGTTAGCGAAAAAGGGCAG GTAGCATGCAGAGATTATCCTCACTCACGAGAACAGTGTGCAACATATCCTTTCCGCACTGCGCCACACGAAAAGTACTGTGACCTG TGCCATTGTTATGTTTGTGACTTGCGTGCTCCATGCAAATATTGGGGCGCCGGTCTCTCCAAAAATGACCATTGTCATGCATCTGATAAGGAGGAAATAtggaaagctcaaaggaaatGCTTCAAGCTAAAAGCCACTCTAGCAATGCAGAAACTTCCTGGGACAACTTCATCAAAGCCCCACATAGCCTCTTACAAATCCCCATCAACATTCCCGCTTACTCAACCTATGGGTAATGGTTCTTTTCTATCACACTCAGTCTCATCAGCTGCAGTACGACCTTGTTTGCCAAATTCCAACTTTGGTGTCCCTAATATCATTAACCGGAGAAGTACGAACATTGCACGGGTAGCATCAGTCCCCTTGAGCAGAAATAGATACCCTGATCACATTAGCAGCAGGTCACCCCTAATGTCGGGTGGTGGTACAAGTAATAACAACATTGCcagaagagatagagatagagTTGGTGTTGCTTTAGGCCCACATCCACATACAAATTTTAAAAGGGTGGGGTCTGTCGGTGTTGGTGCTTTACCTAAGCACCGATTTGCCCACAGTTCTTCTGTTCATTACAATGATCCGGCACAGAAATTACAGGCAAAGAGGATCTACCAGCCTTCAGTGAAAGTTCAAGGTGGAAATTATCATAACCAAAGATGTCAGAACTCCTTTGGGACCATCGACTCCGCAGGGGATAACACCTATAAGAACCTATCCCAACCAAGCTCAACCATAAGTGGCAATTCTGCAGATGCTTTGTATGATACTGAACCCAGTAGTAACATGCAGCATCTATATCCGGTTGAGACTCCTGTTTCTAATATCACTAATCCAATCCCTTCAGAATACAACTTTAATTGGTTTATGGAAACACAACCAACAGTGGACACATATCCCATGGCAGAGGTTTCTCAAATTCCAGGTCTGCAGCCAACCTCAGCCCCGCCTTTACCTGTTGATGGTACAGATCCTTCCTACGGCTCTCCGCATGAAATAAACGTGAACCCGACTGGTCAATCAGAGTTGGATAACTGGTTTGATTCTCTTGCAAATCAGTCAGTTTTGGGCACTGCTTCAAATGATACAGTGCCGTCACAGTCAGATTTTGTTTCCTCTCAAGCTGACCTGTTGGGTGACGGGGTTTTTGTGTTCGATTTCGAAAACTGTTAA